The Streptomyces sp. ICC1 DNA window CAACGACACCCTCGGCCACCTCGCCGGCGACCGCCTGCTCCTGCAGATCGCGGACCGGCTCCGCCAGGCCCTGCCCGAGGACGCCGAGGCGGCCCGGCTCGGCGGCGACGAGTTCGCCGTCCTGCTGCCCATCGCCGATTCCACCACCAGCGCCCAGCGGGTAGCCCGCAACCTGGTCGCCGAGCTCAGCTCACCCCTCGACCTCGACGGCCTGACCCTGGTCCTGGAGGCCAGCGCCGGCCTCGCCGTCTTCCCCGACCACGCGCTGGACGCGGAGGGGCTGCTGCGCCGCGCCGACGTCGCCATGTACCAGGCGAAGCGGGACCGGACGGGCGTGGAGGTCTACGAGTCCAAGCGCGACAGCAACACCCCCGACCGGCTCGGCCTGCTGGGCGACCTGCGCAGGGCGCTCGACGCCGGCGAGGTGGAGCTGCACTACCAGCCGAAGGTCCGCTTCGACGGACACGTGGCCGGCCTCGAGGCGCTGGTGCGCTGGGTGCACCCGGAGCGCGGGCGGGTCTCCCCGGACGAGTTCATCGCCATCGCCGAGACCTCCGGGCTGATGCCGCACCTGACGGAGTACGTACTGGAGACCGCGCTCGCGCAGGTCGCCCGGTGGCGGGCCCAGGGCCTCAAGGTCCCGGTCGCCGTCAACGTCTCGCCGCGCGACGTCCACACCCCCGGCTTCGCCGGCGCGGTGGCCGCGCGGCTCGCCCGGCACGGGGTCCCGGCGAGCGGTCTCCAACTGGAGATAACGGAACACGTCCTGCTGGAGGACCCGCAGCGGGCCGCCGACACGATGGCCGGTCTGACCGGCCACGGCGTGAAGATGTCCCTGGACGACTTCGGCACGGGCTACTCCTCCCTCGTCCACCTGCGCAGGCTGCCGGTCAGCGAACTCAAGATCGACCGGTCGTTCGTGGCCCGGCTCGCGGTGGACCCGCAGGACGCGGAGATCGTCCGCTGCACGGTGGACCTCGCGCACTCGCTGGGCCTGCTGGTCGTCGCGGAGGGCGTCGAGGACGACGAGACGTGGGAGCGGCTGCGCGATCTGGGCTGCGACGCCGTCCAGGGCTGGCTGGTCGCCGCCGCGATGCCCCCGCAGGAGGCCACGGCCTGGCTGCTGGCCCGCGGCGAGCGCGGCTGGCGGCGGCCCGCGGACATCACCGCGGAGCTGGCGGCGGAGGCCGCGGCCGCGCAGGCGCAGTGAGGTACGTCGAGGCACCGGCGGACTACCGGCCCGCGCCGGGCGACGCGCCGTCGGTGTTCCTGGCGGGCGGGATCACGCACTGCCCGCCGTGGCAGGCGGCGGCGGCGCGGGCGCTGGCCGACTTCGTCGTCCTCAACCCCCGCCGGGCGGAGTTCGACGTGTCAGACCCGTCGCAGACGGACGTGCAGATCGCGTGGGAGTACGCGCATCTGCGGCGGGCCGACGTGACGCTGTTCTGGTTCCCGGAGTGCGATCCGTCGCTGACGGTCCAGCCGATCACCTTGTACGAACTCGGCTTCGCCGCGGCCGTGCCGGGGCGCCGCCTGGTCGTGGGCGCCGACCCGGGCTACCCGCGTCGAGCGGACGTCGTCACCCAGCTCGCCCTGGCCCGCCCGGACCTCCCGGTCCACGGAACCCTGGCCGAAACCCTGGCCGCGGCCCGCACCCTCCTGGCCGGCCTGACCTGACAGCTGCCCCGCGGGGAAACCCGGGGAACGGTGGAAGGGCTGTACCTCATACACATCTCCGAGCCCATGAGACTAGGCACGACATCGTATGCGCGGTGGTCCGGGCCGTCGAACTCGACTCCGGTGCACATCCCGGACAGGCGGGAGAGGATCCGGTCGCCGACCTTGTCGCGCAGCAGAGGCCGGGGCGGGGCCGTATCCGCGGGGGGTACGGGCGCGAGGTTGGTGGTGACCAGGGTGGGGAGGTGGTGCTCACCGCGCCAGGCCAGCAGCCGGAAGGTGATTTCCTCGTTCCACTCGGACGACTTGCCGGCGCCGAGGTCGTCCAGGAGCAGCAGCGGCACCCGGGCGATGTCGCGCAGGAGCCATTCGACGTCCACGCCACTGCGCTGGCGCATCTGTCCGAAGAGATCGACGGCCTTGATGGCGTGCCAGCGGACCGCGCACCCCGCGGCGGTGAGCGAGCGGATCGCCCCGTATGCCTGGCGGGTCTTGCCCGCGCCGGTGTTGCCCCACAGCAGCAGCGAAGGCCCGCCGGCGATCACACGGCGCCCGCCGCTGCCCCAGTGGGGGTTGTGATCATCGGCGTTCGGCGCGGTCGCCCTCTCGGCGATGGTCCGCACCCAGGTCATGACCGCCGGGTGGTCTGCGAATGCGTCCCGGTAGTCGGCCGGGATCCGCCGCTGCGCTGCCTCCAGAGCCGGGATCGGCTCCGGGGTGTCCGGTAGGGCCGGAGTGGTGGCATCGATGCCGCGGGCGGCGAGTTGGGCGGCGAGTCGGGCCTGCAGGCGGTCGGAGACGGCGGGCTGCGGGTCGGCGAGACGGTAGCGGCTCACAGGCTTCCTCCGAACGTGGTGGGCGCGGGCGCCGGGTTGAAGTAGGGCCTGTAGGCGGATCCGGTGCTGGCCCATGGCCCCGCGCCGGAGGCGGACGATGACGGAGAGCCTGCGTGCTGCGGTGAGGCGTTGACGACCTGGTTCACCAGGCTGGGCAGCACGCTGGGATGCAGGCCCTTGTCACGCAGCAGGCCCATGGCGGCGCGGATGTCGCTGGGCGCGAAGTCCTCGTCGAGGAGCATCTTGATCTTCCGGCCGAGCAGTCCTCGTATGTCACTCGGAGGCTTCTGCCGGCAGTCCTTTACGTACTCGGCCACCAGGTCCTTGGCGGACACCTTCTCCGAGACGCTGCCAGCCGCTGGCGCCTGGCGCCCCGTAGGTACAGATCCAGGATCCAAGATCCTAGATCCAGACGACGAGCCCTCGCGCATTTGTGTCGAGCCCTCGTCGAAACCCGCCTGACCTGCGGTTTTACCGGAGAGGTCGGAAAGCGTCTCCTGCCGGGGCTCCGGAGCGGATCGCGGTGCGGTGCCGACGCCGGCGGGTGCGGGGTCTGGCTCCGCCGCAGGCGCGGAATCGGGCGAAACCGGCTGATCGAGTACTCGACGAGTATTCGTCGAATCCTGCGAGGCGCTACCGGAAAGCCCGGCGGCCGTGGTCGGCGCCGACGCCCTGGCGGGCGAGGGGGAGGCAGGGCAGGCCGCGCTGCCGCACTCGCTGCACAGCCGGTCGGCCTG harbors:
- a CDS encoding bifunctional diguanylate cyclase/phosphodiesterase, whose translation is MLPFAVVGLAVAVLAAGVVTALTSRHALFPGGSVGWALALLTGIIVGHLVALGRDRWWGGTGSGAALTLGVLILYGWVSAGLVSLAVVSLVGAARRHRWRQGLLHGSTDILGIGAGALVLAAFGESPSVEHPWTPAGWGADAIPEVILVAVAYLLVTRVLLWFSLAPRGGGLPTVARTALVRQALVAVALLGIAPLICVVAEAQPVLLPLFAVPLIALDSTLWIARARAEEQLRDPLTGLPNRQWLLERTWSALDQAERLGTRSALVLIDLDRFRAVNDTLGHLAGDRLLLQIADRLRQALPEDAEAARLGGDEFAVLLPIADSTTSAQRVARNLVAELSSPLDLDGLTLVLEASAGLAVFPDHALDAEGLLRRADVAMYQAKRDRTGVEVYESKRDSNTPDRLGLLGDLRRALDAGEVELHYQPKVRFDGHVAGLEALVRWVHPERGRVSPDEFIAIAETSGLMPHLTEYVLETALAQVARWRAQGLKVPVAVNVSPRDVHTPGFAGAVAARLARHGVPASGLQLEITEHVLLEDPQRAADTMAGLTGHGVKMSLDDFGTGYSSLVHLRRLPVSELKIDRSFVARLAVDPQDAEIVRCTVDLAHSLGLLVVAEGVEDDETWERLRDLGCDAVQGWLVAAAMPPQEATAWLLARGERGWRRPADITAELAAEAAAAQAQ
- a CDS encoding nucleoside 2-deoxyribosyltransferase domain-containing protein, with amino-acid sequence MRYVEAPADYRPAPGDAPSVFLAGGITHCPPWQAAAARALADFVVLNPRRAEFDVSDPSQTDVQIAWEYAHLRRADVTLFWFPECDPSLTVQPITLYELGFAAAVPGRRLVVGADPGYPRRADVVTQLALARPDLPVHGTLAETLAAARTLLAGLT